One genomic segment of Gammaproteobacteria bacterium includes these proteins:
- a CDS encoding efflux RND transporter periplasmic adaptor subunit has protein sequence MITRYAYLPLLLLFFSLSLNAAPQGGYASPVVVADAQLRMMAPQVWVNGEVISRYDSRIAIEMSGRLLWAAEVGTHVAKGELLAQVETTLLQQQLDEQLAVVAREEARLEFLDQEVQRLNSLVKQRNVSQSNLDQTLADRAVVRGDLAVAKLRVNQAIERLERSEIHAPYSGVVSEQLLQLGEWADSGKPILRLVNIDNSEIRAWITAQMLPFVNKGDRLTVELAGEKTVATVRSVVPVGMAVSRLYELRLKAPDGEWNIGQALRVAVPTAEPKLRLSVPRDALVLRRDGRFIYRLAQDGTAERIEVSTGVAMGEFIQVSGTLQSGDQVIVNGGERLRPGQSVKVINPAGTDK, from the coding sequence ATGATCACACGATACGCCTACTTGCCTCTGCTACTGCTGTTTTTTTCTCTGTCATTAAATGCTGCGCCGCAGGGAGGATACGCCTCGCCTGTGGTGGTTGCCGATGCACAACTGCGAATGATGGCACCACAGGTGTGGGTGAATGGTGAGGTAATTAGCCGTTACGACTCGCGTATTGCGATTGAAATGAGCGGGCGACTTTTGTGGGCGGCCGAGGTCGGTACCCATGTTGCCAAAGGCGAATTGTTGGCACAGGTAGAGACCACTCTGTTACAGCAACAGCTGGATGAGCAGTTGGCGGTGGTCGCAAGGGAAGAGGCCCGCCTCGAATTTCTTGACCAAGAGGTTCAGCGTCTTAACTCGTTGGTTAAACAGCGCAATGTATCACAAAGCAACCTTGATCAGACCCTTGCTGATCGTGCCGTGGTGCGTGGTGATCTGGCGGTGGCCAAATTACGTGTTAACCAAGCGATAGAGCGTCTCGAACGAAGTGAAATTCACGCTCCTTACAGCGGTGTGGTGAGTGAGCAGCTTTTGCAGCTTGGTGAGTGGGCGGATAGTGGTAAGCCTATTTTGCGCCTGGTTAATATTGACAACAGCGAGATTCGTGCGTGGATAACTGCCCAAATGCTCCCTTTTGTTAATAAAGGTGACCGTCTTACTGTCGAACTGGCAGGTGAAAAAACAGTGGCCACGGTTCGCTCAGTTGTTCCTGTGGGTATGGCGGTTTCACGGCTCTATGAGTTACGCCTGAAAGCGCCTGATGGCGAGTGGAATATTGGTCAGGCACTGCGCGTTGCAGTGCCTACGGCAGAGCCGAAATTGCGTCTTAGTGTGCCCAGAGATGCCTTGGTGTTACGTCGCGATGGCCGTTTTATATACCGACTTGCACAAGATGGTACGGCTGAGCGTATAGAGGTGAGCACCGGTGTTGCTATGGGTGAGTTTATTCAAGTAAGTGGCACACTGCAAAGTGGTGACCAGGTTATTGTCAATGGAGGAGAGCGACTGCGCCCCGGCCAGTCGGTGAAAGTGATAAACCCTGCGGGAACGGATAAGTGA